One Rhinolophus sinicus isolate RSC01 linkage group LG06, ASM3656204v1, whole genome shotgun sequence DNA window includes the following coding sequences:
- the MPZL3 gene encoding myelin protein zero-like protein 3 has product MQQSGAAGGCGYALFPLLGILFFQGVHIVLSLEIKVDAHVRGYVGEKVKLKCIFKSTSSVTDKLTIDWTYRPPSSSRTESIFHYQSFQYPTTAGTFRDRISWVGDVYKGDASISINNPTIKDNGTFSCAVKNPPDVHHNIPMTELIVTERGFGTMLSSVALLSILVFIPSTVVVVLLLVRMGRKSAGLQKRSKSGYKKSSIEVSDDTDQEEGDDCMARICVRCAECLDSDYEETY; this is encoded by the exons GTGTTCACATTGTCCTTTCCTTGGAGATAAAAGTGGATGCCCATGTTAGGGGTTATGTTGGAGAAAAGGTCAAGTTGAAATGCATTTTCAAGTCGACTTCATCTGTCACTGACAAACTCACCATAGACTGGACATATCGACCACCCAGCAGCAGTCGCACAGAATCA ATTTTTCATTATCAGTCCTTCCAGTACCCAACCACAGCAGGCACATTTCGAGATCGAATTTCCTGGGTTGGAGATGTATACAAAGGGGATGCATCCATAAGCATTAACAACCCTACCATAAAGGACAATGGGACGTTCAGCTGTGCTGTGAAGAATCCCCCAGACGTGCATCATAATATTCCCATGACAGAGCTAATAGTCACAGAAAGGG GTTTTGGCACCATGCTCTCCTCTGTGGCCCTTCTTTCCATTCTTGTCTTCATTCCCTCAACTGTGGTGGTGGTTCTGCTGCTGGTGAGAATGGGGAGGAAGTCTGCAGGGCTGCAGAAGAGGAGCAAGTCTGGCTATAAGAAGTCATCTATTGAGGTTTCAGATGA CACTGACCAAGAGGAGGGGGATGACTGCATGGCAAGGATTTGTGTCCGTTGTGCTGAGTGCTTG GATTCAGACTATGAAGAGACATACTGA